The genomic interval TTCCCGTGAAGAACTGGATCAGTTTTTTATTGAATTCGAAACTCCTCGAAAATTTTGTGGCTTCAAACGATGCAGTCATACCCATGAACCCCGGTGCGGGGTGAAGGAGGCCCTTGTTGATGGGCAAATTTCTGAACAACGCTACGAAAGTTATCTCAGTATTTTTGAATCTCTGGAAAACAAATGATAAAAACGCTTCAACACTACCTGGAACTGATCAAATTTTCTCACACGGTATTTGCCCTTCCCTTCGCCCTGGTCGCAGTGCTGACAGCAACTCACGGATCTCCAACACTGCCTCAAGTGTTTTGGGTCATTGTGGCTATGGCAGGTGCCCGTTCTGGCGCAATGGGCTTCAATCGGTGGCTCGACCGAAAATTTGATGCCGAAAATCCAAGGACCAGCAAGCGCCCTTCGGTGACAGGAGCGATCAATCCCCTGGCTATTCTGATGATGACTGGCGGGTCTTACTCGGTATTGGTGATTGCCTCAGCACAATTGAATCCCTTGGCGTTCTATCTGTCTCCGGTAGCTATTTTTCTAACGGCTTTTTATTCCTTTACCAAACGTTTTACCAATTATTCCCATCTGTTTTTAGGCATAGCCATTGGTGCGGCAC from SAR324 cluster bacterium carries:
- a CDS encoding UbiA family prenyltransferase, whose product is MIKTLQHYLELIKFSHTVFALPFALVAVLTATHGSPTLPQVFWVIVAMAGARSGAMGFNRWLDRKFDAENPRTSKRPSVTGAINPLAILMMTGGSYSVLVIASAQLNPLAFYLSPVAIFLTAFYSFTKRFTNYSHLFLGIAIGAAPVAAWIAVTGKISVAALTLGTSVLFWIAGFDVLYALQDLEFDRQTGLFSIPARFGIQGSLLIARVFHAITVLMWLLFYYWSGLNYWFALGLLVGTCLLFWEHWLIRDGKLEKLDMAFFNMNGYISLTIFMFTCLACWL